In the genome of Populus nigra chromosome 9, ddPopNigr1.1, whole genome shotgun sequence, one region contains:
- the LOC133702905 gene encoding probable receptor-like protein kinase At4g10390: MGCFLRLKFGHKRDTKKIDAAAAAASNGTGDLDPKEEKDFDGTNGCARKYSWSEIERLSMNFSQIVGSGGFSTVYLAHLRGSSIGAIKIHCPSDYLNRVFKQELDILLQLQHDNIVKLLGYCDNQDEGALVFEYVSNGTLQDKLHGAGREIRESSRSTVLSWRKRMAIAYQLAQALEYLHEKCPLQIVHGDIKPSNILLDEQLNCKLCDFGFAKMGFSSTVMSSNNRKQVMMGSPGYTDPHYLRTGIASKKNDVYSYGVIILELVTGMEAFCEERGQGQLLTSMIGPILKSIIASGDECNPTKVAEMVDPKLGGDFEVKEVMAMISLAALCLGQSPSLRPSAAQILHTIKENVASISLLCTQQKDLPNKC, translated from the exons ATGGGCTGCTTTCTCAGACTCAAATTCGGACACAAAAGAGACACCAAGAAAAtcgatgctgctgctgctgctgcttcaaATGGTACTGGTGATCTTGACCCGAAAGAGGAAAAAGATTTTGATGGTACTAATGGCTGTGCAAGGAAATACAGTTGGAGTGAGATTGAGAGGCTGTCAATGAATTTCTCTCAGATTGTTGGATCAGGAGGGTTTAGCACAGTATATTTGGCGCACTTGCGTGGTTCCAGCATTGGGGCAATCAAGATTCACTGCCCAAGTGACTATCTTAATAGAGTCTTCAAGCAAGAACTAGACATCCTGCTCCAACTTCAACATGACAACATTGTCAAGCTTCTAGGATACTGTGACAATCAAG ACGAAGGTGCTTTGGTATTTGAGTACGTTTCCAATGGAACCTTGCAAGACAAACTCCATGGTGCAGGAAGAGAAATTAGGGAGTCATCGAGAAGTACAGTACTTTCATGGAGAAAGAGAATGGCAATAGCTTACCAACTTGCTCAAGCTCTTGaatatttacatgaaaaatgTCCTCTCCAAATTGTACATGGTGACATCAAACCTTCAAATATTTTACTCGATGAGCAACTCAATTGCAAGCTATGTGATTTTGGGTTCGCAAAGATGGGATTTTCTTCTACAGTAATGAGTTCCAATAATAGGAAGCAAGTGATGATGGGTTCTCCGGGTTATACTGATCCACACTACCTTAGAACAGGAATAGCATCAAAGAAGAATGATGTGTACAGCTATGGAGTCATCATTTTGGAACTCGTGACGGGAATGGAGGCATTTTGCGAGGAAAGAGGCCAGGGCCAGCTATTGACATCAATGATTGGACCCATTTTGAAGAGCATAATTGCTAGTGGTGATGAGTGCAACCCGACGAAGGTGGCAGAaatggtggatccaaaattgggagGAGACTTCGAAGTCAAGGAAGTCATGGCTATGATTTCCCTTGCAGCTCTTTGCCTTGGACAGTCTCCAAGTCTTAGGCCTTCTGCTGCACAAATCCTGCATACCATCAAGGAGAATGTAGC